The Streptomyces sp. NBC_00510 genomic interval AGGGGGCGGGGTTGGAGGGGTGGATGTTCTGGACGCTGCGGGATATTTGTGTGCGGCAGAGACGGCACAACAAGTACCGCCCGTCATGCACGTAAATAACCCAGTCCAGGACGTGCAGCCCCGGAGGCCCCGCCCCCGGCCCACCACGCACGCCGCGAGGCGGTCACTGACCGTGCCGGGCAATCGGGCGGGAGGGCGGGTGGACGCCCGCCGCAGGGGCAAACAACCCGCACACAACAACCGGGGCACCCCCGGGCTCACCCCCCGCCGGAGGCGTTCTCGTCCTCGGCGCGTGCCTGGAGGCGTTCGCGCTGGGGCTTCACCACGTAGGCGGGGTCCTTCGTGGAGGTGACGCCCGCCTCGAAGGTGCCGAAGCGCTGCAGCACGCTGCCCGCCATCAGGGCCAGTCCGCCCACGGCGGCGCAGACGCGGCTGCGCCGGGCGAGGGTCAGCGCGGTGAGCGCACCGCCCAGGGTGAGGTACTCGGACGCCTTGCGCAGGCGGTGCGGCCGGCCGGTGGTGTACGCCTCCGTCACCAGGCCCGGGCGCCGGTCGATCAGCCGGGAGGCGACGACCTCGGCCGCCGCACCGACCACGCCGAGCCGCCGCGCGGGGCCCGCCTCGGCCACGGGGGCCAGGAGCATGCCCAGGCCCGCGCCGCTCGCGGCCGCCGAGCCGGTGAAGACGAACGGCAGCTCGCGACGGGCGTCGTGCCACGCCGGTACGGCCGTCTGCGACAGGAGCACGGCCGTGTACGAGGCGACGCCCGGCGCGAGGAGGGCCGCCGACAGTCCGGCCGGGCGCGCGGCCGCGCGGAGCAGCTTCCCGGGCAGCGTGGCGCGCACACCCGCCGGCAGCACCTCGGCCGCGGCTGCCAGGGCGCTCCCCGGCCCGTACGCGACGAGGATCCAGGTGCCCACCGACATCGGCGAACTCGGCTTGGCGACCCGCAGCATGTGGTGGAAGCGCTCCGGCCGCCCGAGGTCCGCGACGAGCAGGTACATGCTCGCGAGCAGGGCGCCGAAGCCGCCGACCCGGCCCGCCCGGGCCAGCTCGGGACGCCGCGTCAGGTCCGCGCCCGCCGCGAGCAGCGCGGCGCCGGCCGACAGCCCGCCGGTGAACAGGTAGGCGGGGATCTTCCACTCCCACACCGGCGGCTTGAGCACCGGACGCCCGTAGTACGAGCGGAACGTGGCCCGCGGCACCATGGGGCGCTCGCGGCTCCCGTCGTCGTCGCGGCCGCCCCGGCCGTGCCGTGCGGCCCGGTCGCCGCTCACCGCCGCCGCCCGCCGAGGAACACCGCGGCCGAGGCCGCGAGCAGCGCCGACGCCGCAACGCCCGCGTGCTTCCACATCGAGGCCAGGTCGCGGGTCGGCACGACCGGGTCCGGCGGGAACCCGTACACCTCCGGGTCGTCGAGCAGCAGGAAGAACGCGCCGTCCCCGCCGACCCCGTCGCCGGGGTCGCGTCCGTACAGCTGGGCCTCGGGCACCCCCGCTTCGTGCAGCGTCTCCAGGCGCCGGTCGGCGCGTTCGCGCAGCTCGTCAAGGGGGCCGTACTGGATGGAGTCGGTGGGGCAGGCCTTGGCGCACGCCGGTTCCATGCCGTCGCGGAGCCGGTCGTAGCACATGGTGCACTTCCAGGCCCGGCCGTCGTCGGGCCGCCGGTCGATGACGCCGTACGGGCAGCCGGACACACAGTAGCCGCAGCCGTTGCAGATGTCGGGCTGGACGACGACCGTGCCGAACTCGGTGCGGAACAGCGCGCCGGTGGGGCACACGTCCAGGCAGCCGGCGTGCGTGCAGTGCTTGCACACGTCCGAGGACATCAGCCAGCGGAACTCGGTACGGGCCTCCGCGCCCGTCCCGGCGCCCGGCAGGTCGAAGGAGGGGAAGCCCAGGTCCACCGGGGCCGTGCCCAGGTCGCCGCCACCGCGCTTCGCGACTTCCAGGGCGTCGGCCACCACCTCCTCCGTCGCCTCCGTCGCGGACGGGCCCACGGGCAGCCCCGCCAGCCCCGCGTCCTGGCGGCCGAGCGGGCGCTGCTGCTCGATGAAGGCGACGTGCCGCCACGAACTCGCGCCGAGCATGCCGGTGTTGTCGAACGACATGCCCAGCAGGTCGATGCCGTCCTCGGGGATGGCGTTCCACTCCTTGCAGGCCACCTCGCACGCCTTGCAGCCGATGCACACGGAGGTGTCGGTGAAGAAGCCCATACGGGGCGGGTGGTCGCGGTGGCCGGCGTCCTCGGCGGGGTCCGCGAGCGGCCCGTAGAAGCTGTTGTCCTGCGTCATGACGGCTCCTCCGGCGGGTCCGGTTCGAGGTGCGCCCGCTCGGCGCGGCCGCCGGCCGTCGCTATGCGGGTGCCGGTCTCCGGCGTGATCTCGGCGCGGCGGCGGTAGTCCTCGACGTACGCGAGCAGTTCGGGCCCCCGCGGGCGCCGCCCGGGCCGGACGTCGCAGGTCAGCACCTTGCTCTCCTGGATGAACACGTTCGGGTCGGCCACCACGCCGATCAGGTCGTTGACCACGTCGCCCGTGGTGAGCCCGGTCTGGCCCCAGTGGTAGGGCATCCAGACCTGGTGGACGACCCGTCCGTCGACGCGCAGCGGCGCCATCCGGTCGGTCACCATCACGCGCGCGTCGACCGCGGTCCTGCTGGTGATCACATGGGCCCAGTCCAGGTGGCGCAGCCCGCGCTCGGCCGCCAGCTCCGGCGAGACCTCCACGAACAACTCCGGCTGGAGTTCCGCCAGATAGGGCAGCTGCCGGCTCATCGCGCCCGCCGTGTGGTGCTCGGTCAGCCGTGCCGCGGTGAACACGTACGGGAACACCTCGGAGTGCGCCTCGGGCGGGGCCGGATTGGACGGGTTGTCGGGGCGACCGTAGACCTTGCGCACCGGGTTGCCCTGCTGGCCGTAGAGCAGGTTGCGCATCGGCGACTCGTGCGGCTCGTAGTGCGTGGGCAGCGGGCCGTCCGCGAGCCCGGCCGGGGCGAACAGCCAGCCCTTCCCGTCGCGCATCATGATGAACGGGTCGTCGCCGTCGAGCGCCTCGACGCCCGACGCGCCCTCCGGCGCCCGGTAGTCCGGCGGCTTGTTCCTCTCGAAGTCCGGGGTGTCGTGGCCGGTCCACTCACCGGCCTCCGCTTCCCACCAGACCAGCTTCTTCCGCTCGCTCCAGGGCCGCCCCTGCGGGTCGGCGGAGGCGCGGTTGTAGAGCACCCTGCGGTTGAGGGGCCATGTCCAGCCCCATTCGGCGTCGTACGGGCCCGTCTCGAAGCGGGAGGTCCGGCGCCGGGACTGGTTGGTCTCGTTCGCGTAGACGCCGCTGTAGATCCAGCAGCCGCAGGCGGTGGTGCCGTCGGCCTTCAGGTCGAGGTAGCCGTCGACCGTCCGGCCGGTGCGCAGGTCGATGCCGTTGATGTGGCGCAGCACGTCCGCCGGGGACGGCTCGTCGCCCTCCGTCTCGTAGTCCCAGGCCAGGTCCAGCAGGGGGCGGTCGCGCTCGTCGGCCGAGCCGGCCAGCTTCTCCTTCAGCAACACGCCCAGTTGGTGGAAGAACCACAGCTCCGACCGCTGGTCCCCGGACGGTTCGACGGCCTGGTCGCGCCACTGGAGCATCCGCTGCGTCTGCGTGAAGGTGCCGGCCTTCTCCACGTGCGAGGCGGCCGGGAAGAAGAACACCTCGGTGCGGCACCGCTCGGTGGCGATCTCCCCGGTCTCGATCTCCGGCGCGTCCTTCCAGAACGTGGCGCTCTCGATCATGGTGAGGTCGCGGACGACCAGCCAGTCGAGGTTCGCCATGCCCAGGCGCTGCAGCCGGCCGTGGGCCGAGCCGACCGCGGGGTTCTGCCCGAGCAGGAAGTAGCCGAAGACCTTCCCGCCGTCGACCATGTCCATCGCGGTGCGGTAGGTGCCGTGGTCACCGTTGATCCGGGGCAGGTAGTCGAAGCAGTAGTCGTTCTCCGCGGTCGCGGCGTCGCCCCAGTACTCCTTGAGCAGCGAGACCGTGTAGGCGTCGGCGTTGCCCCAGAAGCCCTTCTGCCCACGGCCTCGGATGCCGTCGAGGTACGTGGCCAGGTCCTCGTGGGTGACGTTCGGCATCGGCAGGTAGCCCGGCAGCAGGTTGAACAGCGTGGGCACGTCGGTGGAGCCCTGGATGCTGGCGTGTCCGCGCAGCGCGAAGATCCCGCCGCCCGGGCGGCCGATGTTGCCCAGCAGCAGCTGGATGATCGACCCGGCCCGGATGTACTGGGCGCCCACCGAGTGCTGGGTCCAGCCGACGCTGTACACCAGTGCGGTGGTGCGGTCCCGGCCGGAGTTCTCCGTCCAGGCCCGGCACACCTGGAGGAACAGCTCCTGGGGCACGCCGCAGATCCGCTCCACCATCTCGGGGGTGTAGCGGGAGAAGTGCCGCTTGAGGACCTGGAACACGCAGCGCGGGTGCTCCAGGGTGGGGTCGGATGCGATCCGGCCGGTGGCGTGCTCGACGAACGGGCCCTTGGCGCCGTGCTGGTAGGGCTCGCAGGTCTCCTTCGCATGGTGACCCGGCTTGGCCTCCGCCGGGACGCTCGCGTACGTCCAGCTCGACGCGTCATACGCGGCGGTGTGCGGGTCGTACCCGCTGAACAGCCCGTCCAGGTCCTCGGTGTCCTGGTAGCGCTCGCCCAGCAGGAAGGGCGCGTTGGTGTACGCCTCCACGTACTCCCGGAAGTCGAGGTCGTGCGTGAGGACGTGGTTGATCACGCCGCCGAGGAACGCGATGTCGGTGCCGGCCCGGATCGTGACGTGCTGGTCCGCGTGCGCGCTCGTCCGCGTGAACCGCGGGTCGATGTGGATGACCCTGGCGCCGCGCGCCTTGGCCTCGATGACCCACTGGAACCCGACCGGATGGGCCTCGGCCATGTTGGATCCCATGATGACGATGCAGTCGGAGTTGACCAGGTCCTGCTGGTAGTCGGTGGCGCCGCCACGTCCGAACGAGGCTCCCAGACCGGGAACCGTGGCGGAGTGTCAAATGCGGGCCTGGTTCTCGATCTGCAGGGCGCCCAGGGCGGTGAACAACTTCTTGATGAGGTAGTTCTCCTCGTTGTCCAGCGTCGCCCCGCCGAGACTGGCCAGGCCCATGGTGCGGCGCAGCGTCCTGCCGTCCGCGTCCGTGTCCTGCCAGCCCTTGCGCCGTGCGTCGAGCACCCGGTCGGCCACCATGTCCATGGCCGTGTCCAGGTCCAGCTCCTGCCAGGCGGTGCCGTACGGCGGGCGGTAGAGCACCCGCTGCTCCCGCTGGGGCCCGGTGACCAATTGCTTGCTGGCCGAGCCCTTCGGGCACAGCCGGCCGCGGGAGATCGGGCTGTCGGGGTCGCCCTCGATCTGGACGACCTTCTCGTCCTTGACGTACACACGCTGCGCGCAGCCCACGGCGCAGTATGGGCACACAGAGCCCACGACCCGGTCGGCGCTCTCCGTGCGGGCCCCGAGCGTGGCCGAGCGGGCCGACTGCGCGGCCTTTCCCCGGCCCAGCGGGTCCGTCCCGGTGAGCTGCCGGTACACCGGCCATGCCTCGATCCACCGTTTCACGCCCATCCGCGTGCTCCTTCGTGCGGGGGCCGTGCCCTTCGTTCGCCTTTTCGACGCTACCGCTCGGGGGGCCGCCCGCAAGTCCGTGGCGGCCCCCGTCTCAGGCGAGGGCGCCGACGGCCGCGGCGAGCAGCCCGGTGGCACGGTCGACGTCGTCCGCGGTGGTCCAGCGCCCCACCGACAGGCGTACGGCGGTCTGGGCACGGGCGTCGTCCAGGCCCATCGCGCGCAGCACCGGGGACGCGGTACGGCTGCCGCTGTGGCAGGCCGAGCCGGTGGACGCCGCCAGCCGGGGCACCGAGGCGAGCAGCTCGTGCGCCGGGACGCCGTCGATGCTGACGTTCAGCGTGGTGGGCAGGCGGTGGCGGACGGACCCGTTGAGGTGGACCCGGCCGGGCAGCGCCCGCGTCAGGCCCTGGTGCAGGCGGTCGCGCAACGCCTCGGCACGCGCGGGCCCGCCGTCGGCGAGTTCGGCGGCCGCCAGGTCGGCGGCGGCCCCCAGCGCCACCGCGAGGGCGACGTTCTCGGTGCCGGCCCGCAGCCCGCCCTCCTGCCCGCCCCCGTACACCAGGGGCTCCAGGCGGAGCCCGGGGCGCACGTACAGGGCTGCGACCCCCTTCGGCGCGTACATCTTGTGCCCCACCACCGTCAGCAGGTCCACCCCCAGCCCGCGCACGTCCAGCGGGACCTTCCCGGCGGCCTGGGCGGCGTCGCAGTGGAACAGCGCGCCCCGGGCGCGGGCGAGCCGGGCGAGTTCCGCGACGGGCTGGAGGGTGCCGGTCTCGTTGTTGGCGGCCATGACGGAGACCAGCACGGTGCGCCCGGTGAGGGCCGCGGCCAGCGCGGCCGGGGCGACCCGGCCCTCCCGGTCCACCGGCAGGTACGTCACCCGCACCCCGTGCAGCCGCCGCAGCGCGCGGCAGGTCTCCACCACCGCCGGGTGCTCGGTGACCTGGGTGATCACGTGCGGACGGTCGGTACCCGCGGCGAGCACCGCGCCGCGCAGGGCGAGGTTGTCCGCCTCGGACCCCGACCCGGTGAACACGATCCCCTCCGCGGTCGCCCCGATGAGCGCCGCGACCTGGCGGCGCGCCCGCGCCAGCGCCGCGGCCGGCTCCGCGGCCCAGGCGTGCCCGCTGGAGGGGTTGCCGAACCCGGTGGTGAGGCAGGGCCCCATCGCCTCCACCACCCTCGGGTCGACGGGCGTGGTGGCGTTGTGGTCCAGGTAGACGGAGTCCCCGCCGAGGCCGGGATGCGGCGGCACCTTCATGGGTGAGGGTCCTTCCAGAGGGGGTGCCGTCAGCCGATCGCCGGCTGACCGCCGTACGCGTCCAGGACGGCGCCGGTGACGTACCCCGCGCGGTCCGAGGCCAGGAAGACGATCGCCTCGACGATCTCGTCGACCTCGGCGACCCGGCCCAGGACGGTGTTCCGCGCGACGGCCGCGAGCGCGTCCTCGCCCATCCCGACGGTTCCGGGGGTGCGGACCGGACCGGAGGCCACGGCGTTCACGCGTACCCCGCGGGCGCCGAACTCGTCGGCCCACACGCGGGTCATGAGTTCCAGCGCCGCCTTGGAGGCCCCGTAGGCGGCGGCCCCGCGGGCGGGGACGCTCGCCGCCAGGGTGCTCAGGTTGACGACGGCGCCCCGGCCGCGCGCGGCCATGCCGGGCGCGAGGGCCCCGACCAGCAGCAGGGGTGCACGGGCGTTGACGGCCATGTGGAGGTCGAACATCCCGGCCGTGGTGTCGGCGGCGCCCGCGAACCGGTAGATCCCCGCGTTGTTGACCAGCACGTCCACCGCGCCCGCCGCCTCGGCGAGGCGCAGCACGTCGCCGGGGTCGGACAGGTCGGCGGCGACGAACCGGGCGCGCCCGCCCGCGTCCGCCACCTCCGCGACGACCTCCGCACCGCGCTCCGTGTCCCGCCCGTGGACGACGACCTCGGCGCCCAGCGCCGCCAGCCGCAGCGCGACCCCCCGCCCGATCCCTGCGGTGGCGCCCGTGACGAGGGCGGTGGATCCGGAGAACTCCTGGGTCACGGTTGGCTCCTCGGGGCGGCGACGTGAGCGGCGGGCACACACGCTCCGTGTCCGCGCTGGTTGTCTACCTCACGTACCGTCACCCCCGAAGTCGGCTCGCCGCCGGGACGGCCGTTCGGGACACCCGTTCGGGACGGCCGCCGCTGCGGCCCGGTGGTCACCCGCGCCGTCGTTCAGCCCTCGCCCTCCAGGACGCCCGCGAAGTGCCGGAACCCGGTCCGTTCCCGGTGGATCGCCCACAGGGCGCGCGCCAGCGCGGCCGGATCGTTCCTCGGGTGCCCGGGCGCG includes:
- the nrfD gene encoding polysulfide reductase NrfD, yielding MSGDRAARHGRGGRDDDGSRERPMVPRATFRSYYGRPVLKPPVWEWKIPAYLFTGGLSAGAALLAAGADLTRRPELARAGRVGGFGALLASMYLLVADLGRPERFHHMLRVAKPSSPMSVGTWILVAYGPGSALAAAAEVLPAGVRATLPGKLLRAAARPAGLSAALLAPGVASYTAVLLSQTAVPAWHDARRELPFVFTGSAAASGAGLGMLLAPVAEAGPARRLGVVGAAAEVVASRLIDRRPGLVTEAYTTGRPHRLRKASEYLTLGGALTALTLARRSRVCAAVGGLALMAGSVLQRFGTFEAGVTSTKDPAYVVKPQRERLQARAEDENASGGG
- a CDS encoding 4Fe-4S dicluster domain-containing protein — translated: MTQDNSFYGPLADPAEDAGHRDHPPRMGFFTDTSVCIGCKACEVACKEWNAIPEDGIDLLGMSFDNTGMLGASSWRHVAFIEQQRPLGRQDAGLAGLPVGPSATEATEEVVADALEVAKRGGGDLGTAPVDLGFPSFDLPGAGTGAEARTEFRWLMSSDVCKHCTHAGCLDVCPTGALFRTEFGTVVVQPDICNGCGYCVSGCPYGVIDRRPDDGRAWKCTMCYDRLRDGMEPACAKACPTDSIQYGPLDELRERADRRLETLHEAGVPEAQLYGRDPGDGVGGDGAFFLLLDDPEVYGFPPDPVVPTRDLASMWKHAGVAASALLAASAAVFLGGRRR
- a CDS encoding cysteine desulfurase, yielding MKVPPHPGLGGDSVYLDHNATTPVDPRVVEAMGPCLTTGFGNPSSGHAWAAEPAAALARARRQVAALIGATAEGIVFTGSGSEADNLALRGAVLAAGTDRPHVITQVTEHPAVVETCRALRRLHGVRVTYLPVDREGRVAPAALAAALTGRTVLVSVMAANNETGTLQPVAELARLARARGALFHCDAAQAAGKVPLDVRGLGVDLLTVVGHKMYAPKGVAALYVRPGLRLEPLVYGGGQEGGLRAGTENVALAVALGAAADLAAAELADGGPARAEALRDRLHQGLTRALPGRVHLNGSVRHRLPTTLNVSIDGVPAHELLASVPRLAASTGSACHSGSRTASPVLRAMGLDDARAQTAVRLSVGRWTTADDVDRATGLLAAAVGALA
- a CDS encoding SDR family oxidoreductase — translated: MTQEFSGSTALVTGATAGIGRGVALRLAALGAEVVVHGRDTERGAEVVAEVADAGGRARFVAADLSDPGDVLRLAEAAGAVDVLVNNAGIYRFAGAADTTAGMFDLHMAVNARAPLLLVGALAPGMAARGRGAVVNLSTLAASVPARGAAAYGASKAALELMTRVWADEFGARGVRVNAVASGPVRTPGTVGMGEDALAAVARNTVLGRVAEVDEIVEAIVFLASDRAGYVTGAVLDAYGGQPAIG
- the fdnG gene encoding formate dehydrogenase-N subunit alpha, which produces MGVKRWIEAWPVYRQLTGTDPLGRGKAAQSARSATLGARTESADRVVGSVCPYCAVGCAQRVYVKDEKVVQIEGDPDSPISRGRLCPKGSASKQLVTGPQREQRVLYRPPYGTAWQELDLDTAMDMVADRVLDARRKGWQDTDADGRTLRRTMGLASLGGATLDNEENYLIKKLFTALGALQIENQARIUHSATVPGLGASFGRGGATDYQQDLVNSDCIVIMGSNMAEAHPVGFQWVIEAKARGARVIHIDPRFTRTSAHADQHVTIRAGTDIAFLGGVINHVLTHDLDFREYVEAYTNAPFLLGERYQDTEDLDGLFSGYDPHTAAYDASSWTYASVPAEAKPGHHAKETCEPYQHGAKGPFVEHATGRIASDPTLEHPRCVFQVLKRHFSRYTPEMVERICGVPQELFLQVCRAWTENSGRDRTTALVYSVGWTQHSVGAQYIRAGSIIQLLLGNIGRPGGGIFALRGHASIQGSTDVPTLFNLLPGYLPMPNVTHEDLATYLDGIRGRGQKGFWGNADAYTVSLLKEYWGDAATAENDYCFDYLPRINGDHGTYRTAMDMVDGGKVFGYFLLGQNPAVGSAHGRLQRLGMANLDWLVVRDLTMIESATFWKDAPEIETGEIATERCRTEVFFFPAASHVEKAGTFTQTQRMLQWRDQAVEPSGDQRSELWFFHQLGVLLKEKLAGSADERDRPLLDLAWDYETEGDEPSPADVLRHINGIDLRTGRTVDGYLDLKADGTTACGCWIYSGVYANETNQSRRRTSRFETGPYDAEWGWTWPLNRRVLYNRASADPQGRPWSERKKLVWWEAEAGEWTGHDTPDFERNKPPDYRAPEGASGVEALDGDDPFIMMRDGKGWLFAPAGLADGPLPTHYEPHESPMRNLLYGQQGNPVRKVYGRPDNPSNPAPPEAHSEVFPYVFTAARLTEHHTAGAMSRQLPYLAELQPELFVEVSPELAAERGLRHLDWAHVITSRTAVDARVMVTDRMAPLRVDGRVVHQVWMPYHWGQTGLTTGDVVNDLIGVVADPNVFIQESKVLTCDVRPGRRPRGPELLAYVEDYRRRAEITPETGTRIATAGGRAERAHLEPDPPEEPS